A genomic region of Nostoc sp. UHCC 0702 contains the following coding sequences:
- a CDS encoding caspase family protein encodes MSRDALVVGINRYPFLKDSQTGNYKHLSTPATDAEAIAHLLEKHGDFRVRRFPDINIDGKLQVDREKPVKVDELKAAILNLFLPESRKPPETALLFFAGHGLREELRQNLTQGFLATSDANPGKNSWGLSLEYLWKILQQSQVKQQVIWLDCCFAGELLNFNDTELGRNSSGCDRFLIAASRDYEVAYQQLDGQHGVLTGALLAGLNPLLVPEFEWITNLKLASAVQESIQAYNRNTNVPQSPLISNYGEPIKLIQGTAKLLINSQSLLQSDSSSMMDRDYLQEADNIFELPFFGRTEELKQLNQFLENRYPLITLVGMVGIGKTALAAEFTKQNKNQFQHVIWKNLRATASFEDFLNELLNFLSVNTQELTATSTDTDRVQILINYLTINQCLLIIDDLTEVLTETNRCITYKQGWENLGTFLKYAALKLHQSIILITCHEHPKNLNEEDIKNRIKTIKLKGLNVQDIQQMFPQLQPQNDPEYYWQRFLEYYGGNPGILNIVAKQISEEYDDDISNFIEYEHEHIYGSNSNRLEDKIKQILNKQFNRLESEAQELMYWLAIKNEPLTREKVRSLSPSYNSYINTLTSLSLIIHSPSGYTQLPMIMDYVTEKIIDQVVEDIATKNSQIINDYPLIDSQAKEYIKDIQKRRLIEPIIDKLLKSKNLHGKQTIKENLISLLDNWRKEKPVNRYMGGNILTLLLHLDIDINGSDFSEIPLGNLDLQGKQLHQINFTNSDLSNVTFSESLGCIDSVIFQADGKYFATAETNGNVRLWQTDTYKQVKLFSDNKSTSQIWSIAFSPDGKMIASAGEDKTVRLWDVEKGDKSKEIKDNQCIYSVSFSHNDRYLLSAGDERIAIWNVITGNLENEISIIGNQFHSIAINKRSILAIGCENGLVILYDIRDINSPQILQSFGVHNTTVRCITFSPDDTTIASGSEDGTIKLWKINSDDSFQTLTSEDIKQVWTISFSQDGKILASGSTDENPIGIDEHHNIRLWNLDNGTLQKLGTHNNQLRTVAFCPQAQQSNLLISGGDDHTIKIWDITTQKRQKIIQGYTNRIWSVAFSPCGKKLVSGCEDHRVRIWDVENKQCIQQLLKHTDWVWSVVFSPDGQMIASASEDNTIRLWHLRNEKWEHHTVLRKHTQTIRVVAFSPDSKKLVSGGNDYQVILWDLTKRRYQDSTQPTYPHKILGESKDQHNHRILSLAFSPDGKLVASSSRDKTIRLWNLETNEVPILGGHDNQVHAIAFSPDGDTLVSGGFDHKVKLWNIKKRECIRTLEGHEDRILCVAFHPEGSIFASSGHDKKIRLWSKTTKECIRSLEGHTGAIESISFSPQGGSLVSSSQDQTIRIWDIFTGECLEPALEPDSKPYKGMIISGATGLTPSQRHTLITLGAIDE; translated from the coding sequence ATGAGTCGAGATGCTTTGGTAGTAGGCATTAATAGGTACCCATTTCTCAAAGATTCCCAAACAGGTAACTACAAGCATCTTAGCACTCCAGCTACTGACGCAGAAGCGATCGCTCATCTTCTAGAAAAACACGGGGACTTCAGGGTCAGGCGCTTCCCAGACATCAACATAGACGGAAAATTGCAGGTTGACCGAGAGAAACCAGTTAAGGTAGACGAATTAAAAGCAGCAATCCTCAACTTATTCCTTCCAGAAAGTAGGAAGCCTCCAGAGACGGCGTTGTTATTTTTCGCTGGACATGGGTTACGAGAGGAATTAAGACAAAACCTGACACAAGGGTTTTTAGCAACCAGTGATGCTAATCCTGGCAAAAACTCATGGGGTTTATCGCTGGAGTATTTGTGGAAGATTTTGCAGCAAAGTCAAGTAAAACAGCAGGTTATTTGGTTAGATTGCTGTTTTGCTGGGGAATTACTCAACTTCAACGATACCGAACTAGGAAGGAATAGCTCAGGATGCGATCGCTTTTTGATTGCTGCATCCCGCGATTATGAAGTTGCTTATCAGCAGCTAGACGGCCAGCATGGTGTACTCACAGGTGCCCTTCTAGCAGGACTTAACCCTCTTCTAGTTCCAGAGTTTGAATGGATCACAAACTTGAAGCTGGCATCTGCGGTGCAAGAAAGTATACAAGCATACAACAGAAACACAAACGTTCCCCAATCTCCATTAATTAGCAACTATGGCGAACCTATTAAGCTGATTCAGGGAACGGCTAAACTGCTAATTAATTCACAATCATTATTACAATCCGATTCATCATCAATGATGGATAGAGATTATTTGCAGGAGGCAGACAACATTTTTGAACTTCCATTCTTTGGACGTACAGAAGAATTAAAACAACTCAATCAATTTCTCGAAAACCGATATCCTCTTATAACCTTAGTTGGGATGGTGGGAATTGGTAAAACTGCTTTAGCAGCAGAATTTACTAAGCAAAATAAAAATCAGTTTCAGCATGTTATTTGGAAAAATCTGCGAGCTACTGCTTCTTTTGAAGATTTTTTAAATGAGCTACTTAATTTCTTATCGGTTAATACACAAGAATTGACCGCAACTTCTACTGATACTGATAGAGTTCAGATTTTGATTAATTATCTCACAATTAATCAATGTTTACTGATTATCGACGACTTAACTGAAGTTTTAACTGAAACTAATAGATGTATAACTTACAAACAAGGATGGGAAAATCTTGGCACTTTTTTAAAATATGCAGCACTAAAACTACATCAAAGTATTATATTAATAACTTGTCATGAACATCCGAAAAATTTAAATGAAGAAGATATCAAAAATCGCATTAAAACAATAAAACTTAAGGGACTAAATGTACAAGACATTCAGCAAATGTTTCCACAATTGCAACCACAAAATGATCCTGAATATTATTGGCAAAGATTTTTAGAATATTATGGAGGTAATCCAGGAATATTAAATATTGTAGCTAAACAAATATCAGAAGAATATGATGATGATATCTCTAACTTTATTGAATATGAACATGAGCATATATATGGTAGCAATAGCAATAGATTAGAAGACAAAATTAAACAGATTTTAAATAAGCAATTCAATAGGCTTGAGTCTGAAGCACAGGAATTGATGTATTGGCTGGCAATTAAAAATGAACCTTTGACAAGAGAAAAAGTTAGATCATTATCACCCAGTTATAATAGTTACATTAATACCTTAACATCTTTGTCTTTAATCATTCACTCTCCTTCTGGGTATACTCAATTACCCATGATTATGGATTATGTCACGGAAAAGATTATTGATCAAGTTGTTGAGGATATTGCAACTAAAAATTCACAAATAATTAATGATTATCCTCTGATTGATTCACAAGCTAAAGAATACATCAAAGATATTCAAAAGCGTCGTTTGATCGAACCCATCATAGATAAACTATTGAAATCTAAAAATTTGCACGGTAAACAAACAATCAAAGAGAATTTAATTTCACTGCTGGATAATTGGCGTAAAGAAAAGCCTGTAAACCGCTATATGGGAGGTAATATATTAACTCTGCTTTTACACCTTGATATCGATATCAATGGTTCTGATTTTTCGGAAATTCCTCTTGGTAATCTTGATTTACAAGGTAAACAATTACATCAAATCAATTTCACAAATTCTGATTTATCCAATGTAACTTTTTCTGAAAGTTTAGGTTGTATAGATTCAGTGATATTCCAAGCAGATGGAAAGTATTTTGCCACAGCAGAAACTAATGGAAATGTGCGATTATGGCAAACTGATACTTACAAGCAAGTCAAATTATTTAGTGACAATAAAAGTACGAGTCAAATTTGGTCAATAGCTTTTAGCCCTGATGGAAAGATGATAGCCAGTGCAGGAGAAGATAAAACTGTCAGGCTATGGGATGTAGAAAAAGGAGATAAAAGTAAAGAAATCAAGGATAATCAATGCATTTATTCAGTTAGTTTTAGCCACAATGACAGGTATTTATTAAGTGCTGGTGATGAACGTATTGCGATATGGAATGTAATTACTGGTAATTTGGAAAACGAAATTTCCATCATAGGCAATCAATTTCATTCCATTGCAATTAACAAACGTAGTATTTTAGCTATTGGCTGTGAAAATGGCTTGGTAATTTTATACGACATCAGAGATATTAATTCTCCTCAGATTTTGCAGTCCTTTGGAGTTCATAATACAACAGTTCGTTGTATTACTTTTAGTCCTGATGATACAACTATTGCTAGTGGCAGTGAAGATGGAACTATTAAACTATGGAAAATAAATTCTGATGATTCATTCCAAACTTTAACTTCGGAGGATATCAAGCAGGTATGGACAATCTCTTTTAGTCAAGATGGCAAAATTCTTGCTAGTGGTAGCACTGATGAAAATCCCATTGGAATTGATGAACATCATAATATTCGCTTGTGGAATCTTGATAATGGGACATTGCAGAAATTAGGCACACATAATAATCAGTTACGTACAGTGGCTTTCTGTCCTCAAGCTCAACAATCTAATTTACTAATTAGTGGTGGAGATGACCATACGATCAAAATATGGGATATTACCACACAAAAACGTCAAAAAATCATACAAGGATATACAAATCGGATTTGGTCTGTTGCATTTAGTCCCTGTGGTAAAAAACTTGTAAGCGGCTGTGAAGATCATAGAGTACGTATATGGGATGTTGAAAATAAGCAATGCATTCAGCAATTACTAAAACATACAGACTGGGTTTGGTCTGTTGTGTTCAGCCCAGATGGGCAAATGATTGCTAGTGCCAGTGAGGATAATACAATACGTTTGTGGCATTTGAGAAATGAAAAATGGGAACACCATACCGTTCTGAGAAAACATACTCAAACAATCAGAGTAGTTGCTTTTAGCCCAGATAGTAAAAAATTAGTTAGTGGTGGTAACGATTACCAAGTAATTCTATGGGATTTAACTAAGAGAAGATACCAGGATTCAACTCAGCCAACATACCCTCACAAAATACTGGGTGAGTCTAAGGATCAACACAATCATCGAATTTTGTCATTAGCTTTCAGTCCTGATGGTAAGCTTGTCGCTAGTAGTAGCCGTGATAAAACTATTCGCTTGTGGAACTTAGAAACAAATGAAGTTCCGATTTTGGGCGGACATGATAATCAAGTTCATGCAATTGCGTTTAGCCCAGATGGTGATACTTTGGTGAGTGGAGGTTTTGATCACAAAGTGAAATTATGGAATATTAAAAAACGAGAATGTATTCGTACTCTTGAAGGACATGAAGATAGAATACTTTGTGTTGCATTCCATCCTGAAGGCTCAATTTTTGCCAGCAGTGGACATGATAAAAAGATTCGACTTTGGAGTAAGACGACCAAAGAGTGTATTCGGAGTTTAGAAGGTCACACAGGAGCTATTGAATCGATTAGTTTTAGTCCACAAGGAGGTTCTCTAGTTAGTAGTAGTCAAGATCAAACTATCAGGATATGGGATATCTTTACAGGTGAGTGCTTGGAGCCAGCATTAGAACCTGATAGCAAACCGTATAAAGGAATGATTATTTCTGGCGCTACAGGTTTAACTCCAAGCCAAAGACATACACTCATCACTTTAGGTGCTATAGATGAATGA